A window from Purpureocillium takamizusanense chromosome 3, complete sequence encodes these proteins:
- a CDS encoding uncharacterized protein (MEROPS:MER0034961~EggNog:ENOG503NVU7~COG:V), translating into MAGDSTSPPPAPPPPQAHDDSNNYSSDGVDVSKVRILKALLPKLPLILRTIVAHILNLSETAPYLDLRSALIVTVLRSFCEPNPSRPSSVSSIQRLTARDPGVKGRVWVSTYAAPPPPEDGARDALALAMAALEPDAAKGAAAAGDALVVPPYAAAGVEAEWTGYRAAAAPDERPPRISERDKYRQMMKEVTHPATILYLHGGGYYLCDPASHRPTTKKLAKTTGGRCYSVRYRLAPGHPFPAALLDAFVSYLTLLYPPPDAYHEPVRPEHIVISGDSAGGNLTLALLQLLLELRRQGQRVVWHGEARDVPLPAAVACNSPWMDVTHSSPLFEGSDPHPFDYLPKPAISARGKIVPCDVWPAKPPRKFLYAADAAVAHPLVSPITARSWAGAPPVYMCTGWELLGFEDRFFAKRLVGDGVRVVFEDYEAMPHCFALILTKTPNARRCFDAWSAFIRRAVDDPAGIESSATGIRARTLEEVTLRFDNLSDMTYGEYCDRMVRKARETPMRAIAKL; encoded by the exons acggcgtcgacgtcagcAAGGTCAGGATCCTCAAGGCGCTCCTGCCCAAGCTGCCCCTGATCCTGCgcaccatcgtcgcccacATCCTCAACCTCTCCGAGACGGCCCCCTACCTGGACCTGCGCAGCgccctcatcgtcaccgtcctGCGCTCCTTTTGCGAGCCCAACCCGTCGCGGCCCAGCTCCGTCTCGTCCATCCAGCGCCTCACCGCGCGCGACCCGGGCGTCAAGGGCCGCGTCTGGGTGAGCACCtacgccgcgccgccgccgcccgaggatggcgcccgcgatgccctcgcgctggccatggccgccctcgagcccgaCGCAGCTaaaggcgccgctgccgctggcgatgccctcgtcgtgccgccctacgccgccgccggcgtcgaggccgaaTGGACGGGCTaccgcgcggccgccgcccccgacgagCGTCCGCCGCGCATCTCGGAGCGCGACAAGTATCGCCAGATGATGAAGGAGGTCACCCATCCGGCAACCATTCTGTACCTGCACGGCGGTGGCTACTACCTGTGCGACCCGGCCTCGCATCGCCCCACGACcaagaagctggccaagacgacgggcggccgctgctACTCGGTCCGCTATCGCCTTGCTCCGGGCCACCCCTTTCCCGcggccctgctcgacgccttcgtcTCATATCTAACGCTCCTGTATCCGCCTCCGGACGCGTACCACGAGCCCGTGCGACCGGAGCACATTGTCATCTCCGGAGACAG CGCCGGAGGAAACCTTACGCTCGCCCTGctccagcttctcctcgagctccgtcgCCAGGGCCAGCGGGTCGTGTggcacggcgaggcccgcgacgtcccgctccccgccgccgtcgcctgcaaCTCGCCCTGGATGGACGTGACGCACAGCTCGCCCCTGTTCGAGGGCTCCGACCCTCACCCCTTCGACTACCTCCCCAAGCCCGCCATCTCGGCCCGCGGCAAGATCGTGCCCTGCGACGTCTGGCCCgccaagccgccgcgcaagTTCCTctacgccgccgacgccgccgtcgcgcacccgctcgtctcgcccatcacggcgcgcagctgggccggcgcgccgcccgtctaCATGTGCACGGGctgggagctgctgggcTTCGAGGACCGCTTCTTCGCCAAGCgcctggtcggcgacggcgtgcgcgtcgtcttcgaggACTACGAGGCGATGCCGCACTGCTTCGCCCTGATCCTGACCAAGACGCCCAAcgcgcgccgctgcttcGACGCCTGGAGCGCCTTCATCaggcgcgccgtcgacgatccGGCCGGGATCGAATCCTCGGCGACAGGCatccgcgcgcgcacgctcgaggaggtgaCCCTGCGGTTCGACAACCTAAGCGACATGACGTACGGGGAGTACTGCGACCGCATGGTCCGCAAGGCGCGGGAGACGCCCATGCGGGCCATTGCCAAGCTATAG